AAGCGCGTTCGGACGTTTTATAGCATGGTCTTTTCCCATGCTATATTAATCTAGAAAGATTTTTGAAAAAATCTAGACTGAACGTTTGTCCTCTAGTTTGTTGGAACTCTTAGCTTGACACCTATGCACTCTTTGGGTATGCCAATTTGAGGAACGATGAGCACTGGCGTTCCATTAATGCGCTTTGCTTGTTTTGGCAGGATCACAGTCTCGTTTTCAACAAATCCGTGATAGGCTTGCAACATGATTACATCCTCCATTGCCTTTCGTTTTAATAACATTGCTACATTGCGGTCTGGCGTGCTTTGCGAATCTCAGCTTCGATATCCTGAACGGTGATGCCACGCGCTGTCATCCTTTGCTCAATGCCCTTCGTAGCCTGCTCGAAATCTTTTATCGTGCGCTGCCGGCCATCATATATTCCAACGTTTCCTTGAGCTGCCGATTCGGAAGCTCAAACAGGTCAAGCAAACATTTTTACAAAAGTTTTTCACGAGCTTTAGTTGTCATATCGAAAGACCTCGCTTTTTGATAAGTTTCGCTGCCAAGGCTGATCCAACCAGCATCCAGCATCACTTGATAATCTCACACCCCATATACTTCCGCAACACCTCCGGCACCATCACCGTGCCTTCGTCGGTTTGATAATTTTCCATGATGCCGATGATCGTTCGCGGCAAGGCAAGCCCCGAGGCGTTGAGCGTGTGCACATATTCCAATTTACCGCCGCCTTCGGGCCGGAAGCGGATGTTGGCGCGGCGCGCTTGAAAATCCTCGAAATTCGAGCACGAGGAAACTTCCAGCCATTTTTTCACGCCCGGCGACCAGACTTCGAGATCGTAGCACTTCGCCGCGGCAAAGCTCAGGTCGCCGCTGCACAGCAGCAAAACGCGATACGGCAGGCCGAGAAGCTGCAAAACTTCTTCGGCATTTTGCAACAGTTTTTCGTGCTCGTCGTAGCTCGTTTCCGGCCTGGTGAACTTGACCATTTCGACTTTGTCGAATTGGTGCAGACGCATCAAGCCCTTGGTGTCTTTTCCGTAAGCCCCGGCCTCGCGGCGGAAACAGGGCGTGTAGGCGGTATAATAAATCGGCAGTTCCTCGCCGCGTAATGTTTCATTCGCCAGCAGATTCGTCACCGGCACCTCGGCGGTGGGAATCAAAAACAGATCATCGGCTTCGATGCGGTACATGTCTTCTTCCAGCTTGGGAATCTGGCCGGTGCCAAACATCGCCTGGCGATTGACCAGAACCGGGGGGAAAACTTCGGTATAACCGTGTTTCTCAATGTGAAGATCGAGCATGAAATTGATCAGCGCCCGCGCCAGCTTCGCGCCTTTGCCTTTGAAATTGACAAAGAAAGAACCCGCGACTTTGGCGCCGCCCTCGAAGTCGATGATTCCGAGCTTCTCGTTGAGATCCCAATGCGGCTTGGGCGTAAATTCAAACCGGGGAATTTCTCCCCAATTTTTGACGACGACGTTGTCCTCGGCGCTTTTGCCCACCGGCACGCTGTCGTGCGGCAAATTGGGAATGCGAATCTGCAACTGATAGAGTTGATCCTCGACGGTTTTCAATTCATCGTCCAGCGCCTTGATGCGCTCGCCGACTTCTTTCATCTCGGCGATTTTGGCCGTGGTGTCAGCACCTTTCTTTTTGGCCTGGCCGATCTCCTCCGAAACACGATTGCGCAGCGCTTTCAACTCCTCGGCTTGCTTCAAAAACTCCCGGCGTTTTTCTTCGAGAACCGGAAACGGCGCCAGCTCGATTTTCGCATTTTTCCGCCGCACGCCTTCTTCGACTTTTGCAAAATTTTCGCGGATGAATTTGAGGTCCAACATGGTGTTCGTCCTTATAAAGCATGATTTTTGAATGTTGAATGGGAGAAAAACTGTTCTTTAAACTTATCAAAGAATCATCTCAAAAGCAAGGCCATATTTGAGGCAACGCGGGGAGCGTTGCAATACAGCACGGCGTGTTTCAGGTGGGTGGGAAACGATTTTTATCGCTCATGGCGCCGGGCGGCTCTTGCAGAAAAGTCCGATACCAACTTCGCGGCTTCCGGCTCCACGAGCGAACGAAAACACGGTCATCCACCACCACGGCCCAGATCCCGATAAAACGGTGCGGCGCCGTGCCGGCGCGAATGCCCAAAATTTTGCCGTCGCGAATTGCGGTTAGAATTTTGTTGGAAAAAGGAGAAATCGGGTTTTGACTTGATAGATGAAAAATTAAGGTCCTAAATTCCGACATGGTCCTGTTTAGTAGTGGCGCTTTTCTGTGAAACCAAAAGCGCATTGAATATCGCAGAGCACTTTTACCTTGACAATGTTGACTTATGCTCGAGCTGACATTCCGACCCATATGACAATCGTCTCTATCGCGCCCCGGGTAAATTGCCTTTACCATGGGAACACTGAAAGCTCTGCTGAAGAAATTTGAATCAGAACTTTGCCTGGAAGACTGGAAATCCGTTCATGAGATCTTCAAGTCACGCTCTGTACTTTTCCCGGAGGCGATGTTGATGAGGTTTTCATTCGGTATCGGCGCAAGGCGCGTTAAGTCACATAAAAAATAAAAAAGGGAAAAGACCATTGAATCTTTTCCCTTTTTGTATGTAAAATTAATTTCCGGCGACGACCTACTCTCCCGCCCCGTTGCCAGGGTAGTACCATCGGCGCTGGCAGGCTTAACTTCTCTGTTCGGAATGGGAAGAGGTGTGACCCTGCCGCTATTGCCACCGGAAAATTTTTTCTTGTTGCTGGTTGCTTGTCGCTGGTTGCTTATGATACAGCTACCCGTAACCAGCTACGAGCAACTACAAATTGCGTTTTGCACTGCAAGCAACTATATATAAGCCACAAACCATCTGCTGTGCACGTCTGATTTGTTTAATCGTACGCGCTGAAGATAAAAATTATTGGTTAAGCCACACGGCTGATTAGTACCACTCGGCTGAACCCATTACTGGGCTTGCACCTGTGGCCTATTACCTCGTCGTCTACGAGGAGCCTTTAGTGACCTTACGGTCAGGGAAGTCTCATCTTGGGGTGGGTTTCGCGCTTAGATGCCTTCAGCGCTTATCCCGTCCGGACACAGCTACCCAACGGTGCCACTGGCGTGACAATTGGTCTACTGGAGGTCCGTCCACTCCGGTCCTCTCGTACTAGGAGAAGCGCCCCTCAAACTTCCTACGCCCACAACAGATAGGGACCGAACTGTCTCACGACGTTCTAAACCCAGCTCACGTACCGCTTTAATGGGCGAACAGCCCAACCCTTGGGACCTTCTTCAGCCCCGGGATGCGATGAGCCGACATCGAGGTGCCAAACCGGGCCGTCGATGTGAACTCTTGGGCCCGATAAGCCTGTTATCCCCGGAGTACCTTTTATCCGTTGAGCGACGGCGTTTCCATGCACAACCGCCGGATCACTAGCCCCTGGTTTCCCACCTGTTCGACCTGTGTGTCTCACAGTTAAGCTCCCTTATGCGCTTACACTCTACGCATGATTACCGACCATGCTGAGGGAACCTTTGGGCGCCTCCGTTACCTTTTAGGAGGCGACCGCCCCAGTCAAACTGCCCACCTAGCAGGGTCCCTACACCGGATAACGGTGCGAGGTTAGTGCTTCAGTACAACAAGGGTGGTATTTCAAGGTTGACTCCCCGACGACTAGCGCCGCCGGATCAGCGTCTCCCACCTATCCTACACATGCTAAACCGAAACACAGTGCTAAGCTACAGTAAAGGTTCACGGGGTCTTTCCGTCCCGTTGCGGGCAACCGGCATCTTCACCGGTACTACAATTTCGCCGAGGCTCTGGTTGAGACAGCGCCCAAGTCGTTACACCATTCGTGCAGGTCGGAACTTACCCGACAAGGAATTTCGCTCGGATCATCTCACTTTATTTCTAAAGGAGCCGGACTTTATCTTTTCCAGCCTGTATTCATACTCGAAGCTATTGCCTTAATTTTCTCGATGCCTTCCGGCTTGAGATGCTCACCAACTGCCATAAGCGCAAGCACTTTTCTAAATCTGATGAAATCCATCCGCTTTTTTGATTTCAGCGGATGCTTCTCAAAAAACGGAATAATGATTTCACGAAAATGCTCTACGCTTCGCACACGATATGCCATTCTATCCTCGTGATTTGTTCTCACGACGCCGCAATTAAAAAAATCTTTGAGCGCATATAGGAGTTGAATGTCACGCTTGTGCTGCACGACAGTAAATTCAGGGAGCACCTGATAGCCAGTCGTCATCTCGGGGTGGGAATTGATGCCGACGAAGAAACAACCTTCGCCATCCACAAATCCAACCACCCATTGGGCATCTAACTTCATAGGCAGGAACCAAACGTGAAGTCTCTGAGGGTTTCCCGCTACAAACGGGACCTTCCCTGCGGATTGTCCCCGTGTCCATCAGATTTTTACTGCTCATCAAAATGATGAATGAGTACTGAATGGCTGTTGAGGAGTTTCCCGCATATAGTTTAGTTTTACTAAGGCTAGCGTGTTCGTTAACCTTAGGACCGTTATAGTTACGGCCGCCGTTTACCGGGGCTTCGATTCAAAGCTTCTGGCGCCTTGCGGCGCCATGACCTCTCCTCTTAACCTTCCGGCACCGGGCAGGTGTCAGTCCGTATACGTCGTCTTGACGACTTAGCACAGACCTGTGTTTTTAGTAAACAGTCGCCCAGGCCATTTCTCTGCGATCCCGCGCAGCTTTGGTTCGCATAGAACCTGACCACGCAGGACACCTCTTCTTCCGAAGTTACGAGGTTATTTTGCCTAGTTCCTTAACCAGAGCTATCTCGAGCACCTTAGGATATTCTCCTCATCTACCTGTGTCGGTTTGCGGTACGGTCGCCCTGATTTCTCGCTTAGAGGTTTTTCTTGGCAGCATGGTACCTGTCAGTTGGTTTGACCGAAGTCGCATTTCCCATTCGCTTCTCGGAGTCATGGTTGAGTGGATTTGCCTGCCCAACCCTCCTACCAGCTTAGACCAGGGCATCCAACACCTGGCTGACTTTCCCTTCTGCGTCACCTCATCGCTCGGACGATTTCAGAGCGGTACGGGAATATTCACCCGTTTTCCATCACCTACGCCGTTCGGCCTCAGCTTAGGGTCCGACTAACCCTGAGCAGATTGACTTTACTCAGGAAACCTTAGATTTTCGGTGTCCCGGGTTCTCACCGGGATTATCGCTACTTATGCTGGCATATTCATTTCTGCTTCCTCCAGCACGCCTCGCGGCGCACCTTCGCAGGTTGGCAGAACGTTCCCCTACCATGGTGGCGCCGAGGCGCCACCATCCGCCGCTTCGGTGACAAGCTTAGTCCCGTGAATTATCGGCGCGAAATCGCTTGACCAGTGAGCTGTTACGCTTTCTTTAAATGATGGCTGCTTCTAAGCCAACATCCTGGTTGTCTAGGCGGTTTCACATCCTTTCTCACTTAGCTTGTACTCAGGGACCTTAGCGGACGGTCCGGGTTGTTTCCCTTTTGGCAACGAAGCTTATCCCCCGCTGCCTGTCTCCCGTAAAGCAAGTTGCGGCATTCGGAGTTTGGTTGGGGTTGGTACCCTTGTGAGAGCCCTAGCCCATTCAGTGCTCTACCTCCGCAACTCTCATTTACGAGGCTAGCCCTAAAGCTATTTCGGGGAAAACGAGCTATCTCCAAGTTTGATTAGCCTTTCACCCCTACCCACAGTTCATCGCCAGAATTTTCAACTTCCGTGCGTTCGGACCTCCACGACCTGTTACGGCCGCTTCATCCTGACCATGGGTAGATCACCTGGGTTCGCGTCTACCGCATGCAACTGAGTCGCCCTATTCGGACTCGCTTTCGCTACGACTCCTCCCGAGACGGGATTAATCTTGCTGCATACGAGTAACTCGCCAGCTCATTATGCAAAAGGCACATGGTCATCTGTACCAGCGGTGTTGCCACTGCTGGCCTCGGACTCCCACTGTTTGTAAGCATACGGTTTCAGGTCCTATTTCACTCCCCGCCTGGGGTACTTTTCACCTTTCCCTCACGGTACTAGTTCACTATCGGTCACGAGAGAGTATTTAGCCTTGGGTCATGGTCGACCGAGATTCCCACGGGATTTCACGTGTCCCGCAGTACTTGGGTGCAAAACCGAGGAAGGCATTATCTTTTCGCTTACAGGGCTATCACCTTCTATGGCCGGACTTTCCAGACCGCTTCGACTAAGATAATGCTTGCTCACTTCCCGACTCTGCTGCATCAGAGCCCGGTTCTGTCCCACTACCCCTACGGCACAACGCACGCAGGCTTGACATGCCGCAGGTTTAGGCTGTTTCCCGTTCGCTCGCCGCTACTGAGGAAATCGCTATTGCTTTCTTTTCCAGGAGGTACTTAGATGTTTCAGTTCCCTCCGTTGTCTCCTCCCTGCCTATGTGTTCAGCAGAGGGTTCCCGCTTGCGCGGGACGGTTGCCCGATTCGGAGATCTCCGGATCAAAGGGTGTTTGCCCCTCCCCGGAGCTTATCGCAGCTTACCACGTCCTTCATCGACTTCTCGTGCCAAGGCATCCTCCATATGCTCTTAGTAGCTTAACCAAAAACCCTTGTGGTTTTAGCCATCTTTCGATAGCTACAACCACTGTCTTCAGTCGATCGTTACGATCAACCAAACGACTTTCACACAGCAGATGGTTTATGGCTCGAATTGTCCACGAATTCCATGAAAGCGGAATCCGCGGCTCATTGTAGTTTGCCTTGCAAAAAACGCAATTGTCAAAGAACATTACAACTTTGCGAAACCGACCGGAGTCGAACCGACACCAAGAAGCTACTTGTTGCATGTGGCAAAATTTCTTGCCGCATACTCCTTGTCGCTTGCCTGCTCTTCCGTTGAGCTACGGTTCCCAGCCAAATACACATTTTCTTTTGTTCTTGCCATTTGCATTTTGTTGCTTACGGGTGGAGCTGATCGGGATCGAACCGACGACCTTCGGCTTGCAAAACCGACGCTCTCCCAACTGAGCTACAGCCCCAGCAAGTGGCAATGGGCAAACGGCAAAAAAACCTGCTTTTTGCAATTTGCCTTTTGCCCCGTGGGCCTGAGTGGAATCGAACCACTGACCCCTGCGTTATCAGCACAGTGCTCTAACCAACTGAGCTACAGGCCCAACAATTCTTTTTACAGACAAAAACGCGAATCCCGATTTTCTTTCAGCAAATCAAGCCACTCGGGTTTCGCGTCAGAAGGGAAAGAAAAAATAGCAGCGTGCACAGCCAGAACTGTGAAATCAAGGGTTAGTTGGATTCTCTAAAGCAGGTTGCAAACTTGCAAATTGCATTTTGCCCCTTGCCGAGACTCCCTAGAAAGGAGGTGATCCAGCCGCACCTTCCGGTACGGCTACCTTGTTACGACTTCGCCCCAGTCATCGATCTCACCTTAGGCGCCTCCCTCCTTGCGGTTGGGCCAGCGACTTCGGGTGCTACCGACTTCCATGGCGTGACGGGCGGTGTGTACAAGGCCCGGGAACGTATTCACCGCGGCATGCTGATCCGCGATTACTAGCGATTCCACCTTCATGCAGTCGAGTTGCAGACTGCAATCTGAACTGAGACCGGTTTTAAGGGATTGGCTCGACCTCGCGGTTTTGCTCCCCGTTGTACCGGCCATTGTAGTACGTGTGTAGCCCTGGACGTAAGGGCCATGATGACTTGACGTCGTCCCCACCTTCCTCCGACTTATCACCGGCAGTCTCCTTAGAGTGCCCAGCACGACCTGATGGCAACTAAGGACAAGGGTTGCGCTCGTTGCGGGACTTAACCCAACATCTCACGACACGAGCTGACGACAGCCATGCAGCACCTGTGCTGGCTCCTACTTGCGTAGGTCCCTTCCCTTTCAGGTTGGTAACCAGCATGTCAAGCCCAGGTAAGGTTCTTCGCGTTGCATCGAATTAAACCACATACTCCACCGCTTGTGCGGGCCCCCGTCAATTCCTTTGAGTTTCAACCTTGCGGCCGTACTTCCCAGGTGGGGCACTTAATGCGTTAGCTCCGACACTGAACCTTGCGGTCCAACATCTAGTGCCCATCGTTTACAGTGTGGACTACCAGGGTATCTAATCCTGTTTGCTACCCACACTTTCGTGCCTCAGCGTCAGTTACAGACCAGAAAGCCGCCTGCGCTACTGGTGTTCTTCTCGATATCTACGCATTTCACCGCTACACCGAGAATTCCGCTTTCCTCTTCTGCACTCAAGAACAGCAGTATCAAAAGCAGAACCCGCGTTAAGCGCGAGTATTTCACTTCTGACTTACCATTCCGCCTACGCACCCTTTACACCCAATAATTCCGGACAACGCTTGCCCCCCCCGTATTACCGCGGCTGCTGGCACGGAGTTAGCCGGGGCTTTCTCTGGAGGTACCGTCAAATCTCGTAAGTTCGTTACGAGACCATTCGTCCCTCCTAACAGAGGTTTACAATCCTTAGACCTTCATCCCTCACGCGGCGTTGCTGGTTCAGCCTTTCGGCCATTGACCAATATTCCTCACTGCTGCCTCCCGTAGGAGTCTGGACCGTGTCTCAGTTCCAGTGTGGCCGATCACCCTCTCAGGTCGGCTACCGATCGTCGCCTTGGTGGGCTATTACCCCGCCAACTAGCTAATCGGGCGCAGGTCCATCCTCAGGTGATCCTTGCGAATCTTTAACAACAAAACCATGTGGTCTCATTGCGTTATGCGGTATTAGCCCCGCTTTCGCGGGGTTATTCCCCGCCCAAGGGTAGGTTACCTACGTGTTACTCACCCGTGCGCCGGTTTCCGGAAGTATTACTACCTCCTTCTCCCTGACTTGCATGTGTTAGGCACGCCGCCAGCGTTCGTCCTGAGCCAGGATCAAACTCTTCGTTGTTTTTCTTTTTTGCAAAAGAAAATGAGGTTTGATTCCACAACTCGTTCAATTATGAATTCCAAAGGAATCTAATTGGGCCATGCACGCTTGCTATTTTCCAAAGAACAGTAAATAACAGAAAAATTCAAAATATGGACAGCAATCAATAATATAATCAACTACTCGGAGAAAAGCAAAACGTTTTTCTTTTTGTTACATCATCCTAACAGGCTTTCAGTCAAGCATATATAAGATAAAATTTTCTTTCTAAATGTCAAGATTTTTTTTCGGAATTTCAAAAAAAATTCACACCGCTTTGGAGTCAATCCACACCAAAGGGCTGCGGAATAACATCGTACCCCCTTTTTTGCTCAGTGTCAAGTTTTGATCGCCAAATTTCGTCGAGAAAAACGGGGTGCCAGGCGGCCACGCACGGATAAATCGTCCCTTGACAATTTCCCACGGGGTTTGATGGCCTTTGGAACTGTTCTGGCGCGCGACGTTGAACCACAGATTATAGGCGCCAGCCCTGGCCAAAAAATCCAACCGTGAATTAAACCTCTCAACGCAACAGAACTCATCTTCGATGAGACCATGAACCGTTTCGACATCGGCCTGCCAGGTATGCGCCCCCGGCGGAATGGTCTGATGAACCAACCCCTTGACCGCCTCAACGGCTTTGCTCAAACAGGCGCCATTGGGCTTTGATGGCACGTAAATCTTGTTCGGTGCGATGTTTTCGCCGTTTGCGCACGGTTTTGGCAGTCGTGCCAAAGGCGCGAGCTGCCGGTTTAACGGCATGTTGCTTCGCATAGTGCACGAACTCGCAGCGAAGGTATTTGGGGTCTTTACTTTCTCGCATCATCTTGAAATAGGGTATCCGTGTCATCGCTAGAATTTTCCTCCGGTTGAGTTGTTTGAGTCCAATGGAGTAAAAACCATCCAAAGAGCGGAAAAATTCCATGCGCGATTTAAGTTTATCAAAGCCAGCGCTGGTTTTCCGTATCCGTTCGGTGAACCCCATCTTGCCGGCAAGCGGGCGAGTTGCGATATTGAAGTGGCAGGTTTCCAGTTCTGTGGCAAAAGCTTGGTGACGCGCCGGTGTGGATGGTCGGCGATACGGCTGAGCAGGTCTTTGAGGTAGGCAAACGGTTCGACGCCGTGCAACTTGGCAGTGGGCGACCAGAGAATAAATCAACGCCGCTTGCTCATCCTCGAACAAGCGGCGTTTCCGTCAACAAAACGTAAGGCGTAAAACTTAAAACGTAATGCGCAAGTAAGCATTACGTTTTACAAATTACGTTTTACAAACCTATCTCATCAAAGCAACCTTCCTCATCGCTTTCATCTCACCCGCCGGCCGTCCGAGTTTGGCGCGCAGCACGATGAAATAAACGCCGGATTCCACCGGGCGGCCGCGATCATCCTGCCCGTTCCAAACCACGCGATGCGAACCTGCCGGCTTTTGGCCGGTGAGCAGATGCCGCACCTGGCGGCCGGTCACCTCCAACACGTTCATTTCAACATCGCCGGCTTCCGGCAAATCAAATTTGATCGTTGTCTCGGGATTAAATGGATTCGGGAAATTCTGATGCAAGGCAAATTGCTGCGGCACGGCATTCGTCTGCTCGTCCACCGCACTGGGAATGAAGGCAGTCGCTTTGAAAACCACCGGCGTGTTGCGCAAATTTTTATTGTTGAACACGGCTTTGGCTTCCACCTGCTGCACGCCGGCAACGCTGCCGAGCTTCCAGGCGGTTTTCGCCAAACCGCTGTGGTCGGTGTTCACCGTCGCTTCTGTTTGATTGTTCGCCAGCATCCCGCCGCCAGAAACGATGCGAAACGTGACCGGATAATTTTTCACCGGCGCTTTGACGGCGTCAAAAATTTTGACTGCCAGGCTTTCCGGCAAAACCGTGTTGCGCGCTGCGGTTTGGTTGTTGCCTTTGATCAGCGCCGCCGAATCCGGCCGCGCCGCCACGATGAAAAATTTCGCCGTCAGCGTGGTCGCGCCGCTGCTGCTCTTCCAGGTGGCGTCGATTTTGGTGGTGTCGCCATACACGTTGCTCGCCGCGGCGTGCGCCGAAGCTTCGCCCTTGTCGTCCGTCAGCGTTTGATAAGTCTTTCCCACGACATTCTGGCCGCTGAGAAAATCCCCGCCGCCGGAGTTGATTTTGAACACCACCGATTGGCCGGCGTTGGCGTTGTTATAGTTGTCAACGAGGCGCGCCACGAGAGATGAGGGCGCGGGCTGGCCTATCGATACAATCTGGCCATTGCCGCTCGTCACGCTCAACTTCGCCGGCGCAGCGGCTTTCGCGGTGGCGGCGCAGTTTTGCGGCGAGCCATTCAAACCGTTGGCGCGAATTTCCACGGCTTGCGTTCCGGCGGTTTTTCCCAGCTTCCAGGTGACTTTGGCCTCGCCCGCGACATCGGTATTGACCGTCACGCTGCTGTGGCCGTCAACGGTGCCGTTGCCGCTGACAACAACAAATTCGACCGGATGATTGCTCACGGCAGCGCCGTTATGATCCGTCACTTTTGCGATCAATTTCGCCGGCAGGTTTTTGTTCACTTCGCCGGTTTGATTGCAGCCGCCGGCCAACGCCAGCGTGGTCGCGACGATGTTGCTCTTCGTGCGCGCTTTCACGAGATTGGAAACCGGGCTGGCGTTGCCGACTTCGTCGAAAATTTTCAACGCGAAATAATAAGTCGTTGCGCTGTTTAAATTCCTGACCGTAAAAGTTTGTTTTTCGCCGGAAGCCGCCGGGCCGGGAAGATTCGGCACCAGCGTCGCATTGGCGAAATTCGCCGCATTGATCGGCGAGGTGGAGTAGCGGAGCTCCAAACGATCCGCGGTGCCATCATGCCCGTTATCGCCGGTCGACGTCCATTCCAGCGCGATGCTGTTCGAGGTCGAGTCGATGGCGCGCAAATCTCTAACCGCCGCCGGGGCAACGACATCGCCTTCGAGCCAGGAGACGGTGAAATCATCGATTTGGTTGTTCAATTCCTGGCCGTGAATGAAGGCGCCGACGTACCAGGTGTCGCTGTTCGCATATTCTTTGGTCACGTCTTTCACCGTGCCGTCGAAATTACCGTTGACATAGTAATCGAAATACACCGCATCCGGCTCGTTGCGAATGTACGCCGTGACCACGTCACCGGCGACTGGATTCGACGCGAGTTGGGCGGGAACCTTGTCCACTTCCTTGCCTTCGCCGGGAGTGTATTCCCACGTGCCATTTTTGATGATCCACAACCACACTTCAAACCAGTTGGTGCGATGCCAGAGCCAATAGCCGCTGGCGTGCGGGCTGGGGCCGTCGATCATCAACGCGTGCGCGGCCTCGCGGATGCCCAATTCATCCGCATTTCGGCCCCAGCGATACGACACCGAATGAATCTTGCGCTCCGGCGTGTTGTAAACCGGCAGAAACACGGCGAGATACCGCCATTCGTGATCCGCCTCGGCTGTGACATCCAGCTCGCCGTCAAGAATTTGCCAGTATGGCTCGGCATAAGCCCAATCCGAGCCGATCTCCGAGCGGTTGAAATCATCGGTGACGCTCAAGACGTCGATGCCGTTTTTGC
The nucleotide sequence above comes from candidate division KSB1 bacterium. Encoded proteins:
- the serS gene encoding serine--tRNA ligase; protein product: MLDLKFIRENFAKVEEGVRRKNAKIELAPFPVLEEKRREFLKQAEELKALRNRVSEEIGQAKKKGADTTAKIAEMKEVGERIKALDDELKTVEDQLYQLQIRIPNLPHDSVPVGKSAEDNVVVKNWGEIPRFEFTPKPHWDLNEKLGIIDFEGGAKVAGSFFVNFKGKGAKLARALINFMLDLHIEKHGYTEVFPPVLVNRQAMFGTGQIPKLEEDMYRIEADDLFLIPTAEVPVTNLLANETLRGEELPIYYTAYTPCFRREAGAYGKDTKGLMRLHQFDKVEMVKFTRPETSYDEHEKLLQNAEEVLQLLGLPYRVLLLCSGDLSFAAAKCYDLEVWSPGVKKWLEVSSCSNFEDFQARRANIRFRPEGGGKLEYVHTLNASGLALPRTIIGIMENYQTDEGTVMVPEVLRKYMGCEIIK
- a CDS encoding DUF2255 family protein, translated to MSEFRTLIFHLSSQNPISPFSNKILTAIRDGKILGIRAGTAPHRFIGIWAVVVDDRVFVRSWSRKPRSWYRTFLQEPPGAMSDKNRFPPT
- a CDS encoding transposase domain-containing protein → MHGVEPFAYLKDLLSRIADHPHRRVTKLLPQNWKPATSISQLARLPARWGSPNGYGKPALALINLNRAWNFSALWMVFTPLDSNNSTGGKF